A single Polyodon spathula isolate WHYD16114869_AA chromosome 6, ASM1765450v1, whole genome shotgun sequence DNA region contains:
- the LOC121317127 gene encoding left-right determination factor 2-like, with the protein MGRFTTWVLCAMLIVLVEGFTHEDMKDAMLKKLGLNEVPKIQKRDLENLVIPAHIKNKYMSMLNLHNARKRRSLPSLAGILRGIPGNADISGEILYSDTTRQRMVFDMQARIPENSEVTMAELKLFKKAPQKLPLSDKRSHRPVNNARVSVYWVEILADGSNRTSLVDSRLVPIHETGWKSFDVTQGVQYWLKTSRDAPMYLEIWIEGERPGSYAAEMAKCVRFTSQGPSDRTLGKPELVLYTLNLEEFGSRGDCEESTAKKNNVCCREEYFINFRELTWTQYWIIEPAGYQAFRCAGGCKQPKNPLRHYGYGERTCAVVESTPLPMMYLVKKGEYTEIEVAEFPNMIVEKCGCTMDNISVV; encoded by the exons ATGGGCAGGTTTACTACATGGGTGCTCTGTGCCATGTTAATAGTCCTGGTGGAAGGATTTACTCATGAAGATATGAAAGATGCCATGCTAAAGAAACTGGGGCTAAATGAGGTGCCCAAAATCCAGAAGAGGGACTTGGAGAATTTGGTCATCCCTGCACACATCAAGAACAAGTACATGTCTATGCTCAACCTTCACAATGCAAGGAAGAGGAGATCCCTGCCCAGTCTGGCTGGGATCTTAAGAGGAATTCCAGGAAATGCAG ATATATCTGGAGAAATTCTGTATTCAGACACCACCCGCCAGAGAATGGTTTTTGATATGCAAGCCAGAATCCCAGAAAACAGTGAAGTCACAATGGCAGAACTCAAACTATTCAAGAAGGCACCCCAAAAGCTGCCTTTGTCTGACAAAAGGAGCCACAGGCCTGTCAATAATGCTAGAGTCAGTGTCTACTGGGTTGAAATTCTGGCAGATGGATCCAACAGAACTTCATTGGTGGACTctag GTTGGTGCCCATTCATGAAACTGGCTGGAAAAGCTTTGATGTAACACAAGGGGTCCAATACTGGCTTAAAACCAGCAGAGACGCCCCCATGTACTTAGAGATCTGGATTGAAGGAGAGAGACCCGGAAGTTATGCTGCTGAGATGGCCAAATGTGTACGATTCACATCTCAAGGCCCGTCAGACAGAACTTTGGGGAAACCTGAACTGGTCCTCTACACTTTGAATCTTGAAGAGTTCGG ctCTCGTGGCGACTGTGAAGAAAgtactgcaaagaaaaacaatgtcTGCTGCAGGGAGGAATATTTTATTAACTTCAGGGAGCTCACCTGGACTCAATATTGGATCATCGAGCCAGCCGGTTACCAGGCATTCCGCTGCGCAGGAGGATGCAAACAGCCAAAGAATCCACTTCGTCACTATGGCTATGGAGAACGGACTTGTGCTGTTGTTGAAAGCACCCCGCTGCCCATGATGTACCTGGTGAAAAAAGGAGAATACACCGAAATTGAAGTAGCAGAATTCCCTAATATGATAGTCGAAAAGTGTGGCTGTACAATGGACAACATATCAGTTGTTTAA